A window of the Jeotgalibacillus aurantiacus genome harbors these coding sequences:
- a CDS encoding DUF4256 domain-containing protein, with product MSGIRKRLSTEQRQELLNTLKNRFDENMNRHPDLNWADVQERIEADEGKLWSLSEMEQTGGEPDVVGMDESTGEFIFFDCSSESPAGRRSVCFDRKALDARKKNKPETSAMDLAAEIGIEMLTEGQYHHLQELGSFDLKTSSWVQTPESIRKLGGALFCDRRYDTVFVYHNGADSYYAARGFRGVLKV from the coding sequence CGACTTTCCACAGAACAGCGTCAGGAATTACTGAATACGCTGAAAAACCGTTTTGATGAAAATATGAATCGTCACCCTGATCTGAATTGGGCAGATGTTCAGGAAAGAATTGAAGCTGATGAAGGCAAGCTCTGGTCGCTGAGTGAGATGGAACAGACGGGAGGGGAGCCTGATGTAGTTGGGATGGACGAATCGACTGGTGAGTTCATCTTTTTTGATTGCTCTTCTGAAAGTCCGGCTGGCCGCAGAAGCGTATGTTTTGATCGAAAAGCGCTGGACGCGCGCAAGAAAAATAAGCCGGAGACGAGTGCGATGGATCTTGCGGCTGAAATCGGGATTGAGATGCTGACGGAGGGACAATACCATCATTTGCAGGAGCTGGGAAGCTTTGATCTGAAAACATCAAGCTGGGTTCAGACACCTGAGTCGATTCGTAAGCTTGGCGGAGCACTCTTTTGCGATCGCCGCTACGATACGGTATTCGTTTATCATAATGGTGCGGATTCTTATTATGCCGCGAGAGGATTTCGTGGTGTGTTGAAGGTTTGA
- a CDS encoding GNAT family N-acetyltransferase, with translation MQTIELRPLKLTDFNEVLLWSRDEAFCSANEWPAYRDRDELLKWWETCVNNKSEDFMRIGITLDDRLIGYADLACITERSAEFGIAIGDSTLWGQGIGFRAAKRLMDHAFEVLGIEQLSAETHEHNVRSRGMLERLGFEEVSRLGAEEWAGKRGGMIEYRLNLQ, from the coding sequence ATGCAGACAATCGAATTACGTCCTCTTAAACTTACAGATTTCAACGAAGTCCTGCTCTGGAGCAGGGATGAGGCGTTTTGCTCAGCAAATGAATGGCCGGCTTACCGTGACCGGGATGAGTTGTTGAAGTGGTGGGAAACCTGTGTAAATAATAAGTCCGAGGATTTTATGCGGATAGGTATCACCCTTGATGACAGGCTGATTGGTTATGCTGATCTGGCCTGTATCACAGAGCGCTCCGCGGAATTTGGGATTGCGATTGGGGACAGCACGCTTTGGGGTCAGGGAATCGGATTTCGCGCTGCTAAGCGATTGATGGACCATGCCTTTGAAGTGCTTGGGATAGAGCAGTTAAGTGCTGAAACGCATGAGCATAATGTTCGTTCGAGAGGGATGCTTGAGCGGCTGGGCTTTGAAGAAGTTAGCCGGCTAGGCGCTGAGGAATGGGCTGGTAAACGTGGGGGGATGATTGAGTACAGGTTGAATTTGCAGTGA